The following are encoded in a window of Fischerella sp. PCC 9605 genomic DNA:
- a CDS encoding cytochrome c biogenesis protein: protein MTLDNTNNSASEKSNWWSVVGQVLRQDFLPVLTDLRLAIALLLLIALFSISGTVIEQGQSLSFYQANYPEHPALFGFLSWKVILTLGLDHVYRTWWFLSLLIFFGTSLTACTFTRQLPALKAARRWKFYDKPRQFTKLALSAEIDNQTSNSASLQNLTQILQNRRYKVFQEKGNILYARKGIIGRIGPIIVHIGIVVILLGSIWGAMTGFMAQEMVPSGNTFQVKNIIDAGPWATLPTNKDWSVRVNRFWIDYTPTGSIDQFYSDLSVVNKEDREIDHKTIFVNQPLRYQGLTFYQTDWGIAAVKVRVNNSPVFQLPMASLNTNGKGRIWGTWIPTKTDLSEGVSLVVKDLQGMMLIYDSKGELVDTVRNGMSTQVNGVKLTVLELIGSTGLQIKADPGVPIVYAGFALLMLGVMMSYFSHSQIWALQTDGRLYVGGKTNRAQVGFEREMLEIFDQLSSESKDKEEEKAIA, encoded by the coding sequence ATGACTTTAGATAACACAAATAATTCAGCTTCAGAAAAATCAAATTGGTGGTCAGTTGTCGGGCAGGTTTTGCGACAGGATTTTTTGCCTGTATTGACGGATTTACGCTTGGCGATCGCCCTACTACTTCTCATCGCCCTCTTCAGCATTAGCGGTACGGTAATTGAACAAGGTCAATCACTATCCTTTTATCAAGCAAACTACCCAGAACACCCAGCTCTATTTGGCTTTCTAAGTTGGAAAGTTATTTTAACTCTGGGCTTAGATCACGTATATCGTACTTGGTGGTTTTTGTCCTTACTTATCTTTTTTGGCACTAGCTTAACTGCTTGTACTTTTACCCGTCAGTTACCAGCTTTAAAAGCCGCCCGTCGCTGGAAGTTTTACGACAAACCCCGGCAATTTACAAAACTCGCGTTGAGTGCAGAAATAGATAACCAAACGTCAAATTCCGCGTCTCTACAAAACCTGACGCAAATATTACAGAATCGCCGCTATAAAGTTTTTCAAGAAAAAGGCAATATTCTTTATGCCCGTAAGGGAATAATTGGACGCATCGGCCCAATTATTGTACATATAGGTATTGTAGTAATTCTCTTGGGGTCAATTTGGGGAGCAATGACTGGGTTTATGGCCCAAGAAATGGTTCCCAGTGGCAATACATTTCAGGTGAAAAATATTATTGATGCCGGCCCTTGGGCAACACTACCAACTAATAAAGATTGGTCTGTGCGCGTCAATCGTTTTTGGATTGACTATACTCCTACCGGCAGTATTGACCAGTTTTATTCAGACTTGTCTGTTGTGAATAAAGAAGATCGGGAGATTGACCATAAAACTATTTTTGTGAATCAACCTCTGCGTTATCAAGGTCTGACTTTTTATCAAACAGACTGGGGAATTGCTGCTGTAAAAGTGCGTGTAAACAATAGCCCAGTTTTCCAACTACCAATGGCATCATTAAACACCAATGGCAAGGGACGCATCTGGGGAACCTGGATTCCGACAAAAACAGATTTAAGTGAGGGAGTCTCCTTGGTGGTTAAGGATTTGCAAGGCATGATGTTAATTTACGACAGCAAAGGCGAACTGGTTGACACTGTGCGTAATGGCATGTCTACCCAAGTTAATGGTGTCAAGTTGACTGTTCTGGAATTAATTGGCAGTACTGGCTTGCAAATTAAAGCCGATCCAGGAGTACCCATTGTCTATGCGGGGTTTGCCTTGCTGATGCTGGGTGTGATGATGAGTTACTTCTCCCACTCCCAAATTTGGGCTTTGCAAACAGATGGTCGTCTGTACGTGGGTGGCAAAACGAATCGCGCTCAGGTAGGATTTGAACGAGAGATGTTGGAAATATTCGATCAACTGAGTTCTGAGTCAAAAGATAAGGAAGAGGAAAAAGCGATCGCTTAA
- the purT gene encoding formate-dependent phosphoribosylglycinamide formyltransferase, with amino-acid sequence MKKLTDNSIKLPQKLMLLGSGELGKEFVIAAQRLGNYVIAVDRYENAPAMQVADDSEVISMLSADDLERIVNKHQPDFIIPEIEAIKTEKLLEFEERGITVIPTAAATNYTMNRDRIRELAHKQLGIRTAKYGYASTLEELVAVSDEIGFPNVVKPVMSSSGKGQSVVKDQGEVEKAWNYAIAGSRGDTQKVIVEEFIDFEVEITLLTIKQWNEPTLFCLPIGHRQERGDYQESWQPAGISEQMTSQAQAIAKKVTDALGGAGIFGVEFFITKDEVIFSELSPRPHDTGMVTLISQNLNEFELHLRAILGLPIPHIEQLGPSASAVILASEKLDAIVYTGIAEALSEKDVDIKLFGKPNAHPYRRMGVALAKGSNIQQAREKAIAAASKIKLESRA; translated from the coding sequence ATGAAGAAATTAACAGATAATTCAATCAAGCTGCCACAAAAATTGATGTTGTTGGGTTCGGGAGAACTGGGTAAAGAATTTGTAATTGCTGCTCAGCGCCTTGGTAATTATGTAATTGCTGTTGATCGCTATGAAAATGCCCCAGCGATGCAAGTTGCTGATGATTCCGAAGTAATTTCGATGTTAAGTGCTGATGATTTAGAAAGAATTGTTAACAAGCATCAGCCGGATTTCATCATTCCAGAAATTGAAGCTATTAAAACAGAAAAATTGCTGGAATTTGAAGAACGGGGAATTACAGTTATCCCGACAGCAGCGGCGACTAACTATACAATGAATCGAGACAGAATTAGGGAACTTGCTCATAAACAGTTAGGCATCAGAACTGCAAAATATGGTTATGCCTCCACTTTAGAAGAGTTGGTTGCTGTTTCTGATGAAATTGGTTTTCCCAATGTTGTCAAACCTGTAATGTCCTCTTCTGGTAAAGGACAATCTGTAGTCAAAGATCAAGGAGAAGTTGAGAAAGCCTGGAATTATGCGATCGCAGGTTCTAGGGGTGACACTCAGAAAGTAATCGTTGAAGAATTTATTGATTTTGAAGTTGAGATTACTTTACTGACGATTAAGCAGTGGAATGAACCGACTTTATTCTGTCTTCCTATTGGTCATCGTCAAGAAAGAGGAGATTACCAGGAATCTTGGCAACCAGCAGGAATTTCGGAACAAATGACATCGCAAGCGCAGGCGATCGCCAAAAAAGTGACTGATGCTTTGGGAGGGGCTGGAATCTTTGGAGTTGAATTTTTTATTACCAAAGATGAAGTCATTTTTTCTGAACTTTCACCTAGACCCCACGATACGGGAATGGTAACGTTAATCTCGCAAAATCTCAATGAATTTGAACTGCATTTAAGAGCAATTTTAGGTTTGCCAATTCCGCATATAGAACAGTTGGGGCCTTCTGCAAGTGCTGTGATTTTAGCTTCAGAAAAGTTAGATGCAATTGTTTATACAGGAATAGCAGAGGCTTTGTCAGAAAAAGATGTAGATATTAAGCTATTTGGTAAACCTAATGCCCATCCATATCGACGTATGGGGGTAGCTTTAGCTAAAGGAAGCAACATTCAACAAGCGCGGGAAAAAGCTATAGCAGCTGCAAGTAAAATCAAACTTGAAAGTAGGGCTTAG